The Henckelia pumila isolate YLH828 chromosome 2, ASM3356847v2, whole genome shotgun sequence genome includes a window with the following:
- the LOC140883672 gene encoding very-long-chain (3R)-3-hydroxyacyl-CoA dehydratase PASTICCINO 2 produces the protein MAGILAAARRVYLTLYNWIVFYGWFQVLYLALTTLKQSGHQSVYSAVETPLMLAQSAAAVEIVHSLIGLVRSPVSATLPQVSSRLYLTWGILYSFPEIRTHFLVSSLVISWSITEIIRYSFFGLKEAFGSAPGWLLWLRYSTFLVLYPSGITSEVGLIYCALPYMLKSEKYSLRMPNKWNFSFDYYYNAILILGIYVPGSPHLYGYMLGQRKKALSKAKRE, from the coding sequence ATGGCCGGAATCCTCGCCGCCGCCCGCCGAGTCTACCTCACCCTCTACAACTGGATTGTATTCTACGGCTGGTTCCAAGTGCTTTACCTCGCACTCACCACCCTCAAACAATCCGGCCACCAGTCCGTCTACTCCGCCGTCGAAACGCCACTAATGCTAGCGCAGTCCGCCGCCGCCGTCGAAATCGTCCACAGTCTAATCGGCCTGGTCAGATCTCCGGTCAGCGCCACGCTTCCCCAGGTCAGCTCCAGATTGTACCTCACATGGGGCATTCTGTACAGCTTCCCTGAGATCCGGACCCATTTCCTGGTCTCTTCATTAGTGATAAGCTGGTCGATCACTGAAATCATCCGATACTCTTTCTTCGGGCTGAAAGAGGCATTCGGGTCGGCTCCCGGTTGGCTGCTCTGGCTCAGGTACAGTACTTTTCTAGTACTTTACCCGTCCGGAATCACGAGTGAAGTGGGATTGATCTACTGTGCGTTACCGTATATGCTGAAGTCTGAGAAATACAGCTTGAGAATGCCCAATAAATGGAACTTCTCGTTTGATTATTATTACAATGCGATCTTGATTTTGGGAATTTACGTTCCGGGGAGTCCCCATTTGTACGGGTACATGCTTGGACAGAGGAAGAAGGCTCTCTCCAAGGCGAAAAGAGAGTGA